A window from Aliamphritea hakodatensis encodes these proteins:
- the fliN gene encoding flagellar motor switch protein FliN has translation MSDETGNVDQDAMADDWGAAMAEQVGDAGGGADWGDALAEQATGEAAQKVELDELTDDAAIVKDPKLDVILDIPVTISMQVGHAEIPIRNLLQLNQGSVIELDRVAGEPLDVKVNGTLVAHGEVVVVNDRYGIRLTDVISPEERIEKLR, from the coding sequence ATGAGTGATGAAACAGGTAACGTCGATCAGGACGCAATGGCAGACGACTGGGGCGCGGCAATGGCTGAGCAGGTTGGTGATGCCGGCGGTGGTGCAGACTGGGGTGACGCTCTGGCAGAGCAGGCTACCGGTGAGGCGGCTCAGAAAGTGGAACTTGATGAGCTGACTGACGATGCTGCGATTGTAAAAGATCCTAAGCTGGACGTTATTCTGGACATTCCCGTGACTATCTCCATGCAGGTAGGTCATGCGGAAATTCCTATCCGTAATTTGCTGCAGCTTAATCAGGGATCAGTGATTGAGCTGGACCGTGTTGCCGGTGAACCGCTGGATGTAAAAGTAAACGGCACCCTGGTTGCCCATGGTGAAGTTGTGGTCGTCAATGACCGTTACGGTATTCGTCTTACCGATGTGATCAGTCCTGAAGAACGTATTGAGAAGCTGCGCTAG
- a CDS encoding RNA polymerase sigma factor FliA — MYNQLQFKSGQELIEQYAPLVKRIAHHLLARLPANVVLDDLIQAGMVGLLEAGKKYDPTKGASFETYAGIRIRGSIIDEVRRGDWTPRSVHRNGRRVSEAIQAIESRTGRDAQDGEVAAELNITITEYHALLKDSAESRLFSFEKLIGPQEDGPGENIAAENLSPEDEYQELGFVQAIATAIEGLPEREKLVLSLYYDEEMNLKEIGQILGVSESRVSQIHSQAALRLRSRLRDWQ; from the coding sequence ATGTATAACCAGTTACAGTTTAAGTCGGGTCAGGAGCTGATCGAGCAATATGCGCCGTTGGTAAAACGTATCGCGCATCATCTGCTGGCGCGCTTGCCTGCAAACGTTGTGCTGGATGATTTGATTCAGGCCGGCATGGTTGGCTTGCTTGAAGCCGGCAAAAAATACGATCCCACCAAAGGCGCAAGTTTTGAAACTTATGCCGGTATCCGGATCCGCGGTTCCATTATTGATGAGGTTCGTCGGGGGGACTGGACACCCCGTTCAGTGCACCGTAATGGCCGTCGGGTTTCCGAAGCAATTCAGGCAATTGAATCCCGTACAGGCAGAGATGCCCAAGATGGGGAGGTTGCCGCCGAATTAAATATCACTATCACTGAATATCACGCATTATTGAAGGACTCCGCTGAGAGCCGGCTGTTCAGCTTTGAAAAGCTGATTGGTCCGCAGGAAGACGGTCCGGGCGAAAATATCGCCGCAGAGAATTTAAGTCCTGAAGATGAATATCAAGAATTGGGATTTGTTCAGGCAATCGCAACGGCAATTGAAGGTTTGCCGGAGCGGGAAAAATTAGTGTTGTCGTTGTATTACGACGAAGAAATGAACTTAAAAGAAATCGGTCAGATCCTGGGTGTCAGTGAATCCAGAGTAAGCCAGATTCATAGTCAGGCAGCGTTACGCTTGCGAAGTCGGTTAAGAGACTGGCAATAG
- a CDS encoding MinD/ParA family protein, translated as MTSPHPVKVVAVTGGKGGVGKTNVSVNLSLALGEIGRRVVLMDADLGLANVDVLLGVKATQNITDVLAGDCSLRDLLIEVGENVHIVPAASGTQAMTTLSAHEHSELIHSFSDIEDQLDVLIIDTAAGISDTVVSFVKAAQEVVVVVCDEPTSITDAYALMKLLNRDYQVNRFRVLANMVRSEQEGRNIYSKLLTVAERFLDVTLQYLGSIPYDESVRKGVQQQRAVLKAFPKSKASLAYKQLAAKVDDWGVSSSPRGHLEFFVERLVKGANQR; from the coding sequence ATGACTAGTCCGCACCCGGTGAAAGTTGTCGCAGTTACCGGGGGTAAAGGCGGCGTTGGCAAAACCAATGTGTCAGTTAACCTGAGTCTTGCGCTGGGGGAGATTGGTCGCAGGGTGGTGCTGATGGATGCTGACCTGGGGTTGGCGAATGTGGATGTGTTGCTGGGTGTAAAAGCAACTCAGAACATTACGGACGTGCTCGCCGGAGACTGTTCATTACGGGATCTGCTGATCGAAGTCGGTGAGAATGTCCACATTGTGCCCGCCGCTTCCGGGACACAGGCGATGACGACGCTGAGTGCGCATGAGCATTCAGAACTGATTCATTCGTTCAGTGATATCGAAGATCAGCTGGATGTACTGATTATAGATACCGCGGCAGGTATTTCGGACACAGTAGTGAGCTTTGTCAAAGCGGCGCAGGAAGTTGTCGTGGTAGTGTGTGATGAACCGACCTCTATTACAGACGCATATGCGCTGATGAAGCTGCTGAACCGTGATTATCAGGTGAACCGGTTTCGGGTACTTGCCAATATGGTACGTTCAGAGCAGGAAGGTCGGAATATATACAGTAAGCTGCTGACAGTGGCAGAAAGGTTTCTGGATGTGACGCTTCAATACCTGGGATCAATCCCTTATGATGAGTCAGTCCGTAAAGGTGTACAGCAGCAACGTGCTGTTTTAAAAGCGTTTCCAAAGAGTAAGGCCTCGTTGGCATATAAGCAGCTGGCGGCAAAAGTAGATGATTGGGGTGTGTCATCTTCACCCCGTGGTCATCTGGAGTTTTTTGTTGAGCGATTGGTTAAAGGGGCAAATCAACGCTGA
- the flhF gene encoding flagellar biosynthesis protein FlhF, with amino-acid sequence MKVKRFFAPDMRQAMQRVREEIGPDAVIVSNHRVAGGVEVVAAHEHEYEAAQEAFKRKQALEKQQQQQQRQQQQQAQRQVAREASPKLQSNLADELRKAQARIAAAQAGAEEPAKAKNQQVEDPGLDGILDTLKQRQAQQAARNFERNEGRQPGSVAPAISPVSPPPAPGIDEYAAQAKPVVRQEPSYSPPAPDPQVASMRAEIDTLKSLLLQQVSQPKSTAEPNVVAAPAPQRAEEPSEPEESVLHKRVEHRLEKLGIGPHLRRQLIKLEGAESVDDGWRDTLSRLSESIPVIGGDFVERGGMIAFVGPTGVGKTTTIGKLAARYVLKHGSSSVALVTTDSYRIAAHEQLLTFGRILDIPVRVVDENHSLDEVLLSLRNKRLVLIDTAGMSAHEPHTQAQLDMLESVSVRMKKLLVLSCSSQRHVIENAYETYSRMGLNGCILSKLDESGNLGEAIELIVDNGLPVTYVTDGQRVPDDLDVAHKRDLVSRAVVTAQRVSRNQRMAQDRRQDKLSQNGQWVD; translated from the coding sequence ATGAAGGTTAAACGTTTTTTTGCGCCGGACATGCGACAAGCGATGCAGAGGGTTCGAGAGGAAATCGGACCTGACGCTGTCATTGTGTCTAATCATCGGGTTGCCGGAGGGGTAGAGGTTGTTGCCGCCCACGAGCACGAGTATGAAGCTGCGCAGGAAGCCTTCAAACGTAAACAGGCGTTAGAAAAACAGCAACAACAGCAGCAACGGCAGCAACAGCAGCAGGCTCAGCGTCAGGTTGCCCGGGAAGCCAGTCCTAAGCTGCAAAGTAATCTGGCTGATGAGTTGCGTAAGGCGCAGGCCAGAATTGCGGCGGCTCAGGCCGGTGCGGAAGAACCTGCAAAGGCAAAAAATCAGCAGGTCGAAGATCCGGGGCTGGACGGGATACTGGATACCCTGAAACAGCGTCAGGCGCAGCAGGCCGCGAGAAATTTTGAGCGCAATGAGGGGCGGCAGCCAGGTTCTGTCGCGCCTGCTATTTCACCGGTATCGCCTCCGCCAGCCCCGGGTATAGATGAATATGCCGCGCAGGCCAAACCGGTTGTGCGGCAGGAGCCTAGCTACAGTCCGCCGGCACCTGATCCTCAGGTGGCTTCGATGCGGGCCGAAATTGATACGCTCAAATCACTGCTCTTACAGCAGGTTTCCCAGCCCAAAAGTACAGCAGAGCCCAACGTTGTGGCGGCACCTGCGCCGCAAAGAGCGGAAGAACCTTCAGAGCCTGAAGAGAGCGTGCTGCATAAACGGGTAGAGCACCGTCTTGAGAAACTTGGCATCGGGCCGCATCTGCGCCGTCAACTGATAAAGCTGGAAGGTGCTGAAAGCGTGGATGATGGCTGGCGGGATACATTGTCCCGTCTGAGTGAGTCGATTCCGGTGATTGGTGGCGACTTCGTTGAGCGTGGCGGTATGATTGCTTTTGTCGGGCCGACCGGTGTGGGGAAAACCACCACGATTGGTAAGCTGGCTGCGCGCTATGTTCTGAAGCATGGCAGTTCCAGTGTGGCGCTGGTGACGACTGACTCATACCGTATAGCAGCGCATGAGCAATTGCTTACTTTTGGCCGGATTCTGGACATTCCGGTGCGGGTGGTTGATGAAAATCACAGTCTGGATGAGGTTTTATTGTCATTGCGCAATAAGCGGCTGGTATTGATTGATACTGCAGGTATGAGTGCGCATGAGCCGCATACCCAGGCTCAGCTTGATATGCTGGAAAGTGTCAGTGTGCGGATGAAAAAGCTGTTGGTGCTTTCCTGCTCCAGCCAACGGCATGTCATCGAGAATGCCTATGAAACCTACAGCCGAATGGGGCTTAATGGCTGTATTCTCAGTAAGTTAGATGAATCCGGAAATCTTGGTGAGGCAATCGAGCTTATCGTTGATAACGGTTTGCCTGTTACCTATGTGACCGATGGTCAGCGGGTGCCGGATGATCTGGATGTGGCCCACAAGCGGGATCTGGTCAGCCGTGCAGTCGTGACAGCGCAGCGCGTTTCCCGTAATCAGCGTATGGCGCAGGACCGGCGTCAGGATAAACTTTCACAAAATGGGCAGTGGGTTGATTGA
- the flhB gene encoding flagellar biosynthesis protein FlhB has translation MAEESGQEKTEEPTPKRLKDAKEKGDIARSKELATTVSLLAAAFGALMLGETAANVMMDMMSYNFALDRQSVFDPNLMFQHLGHSLREGMMSVALFFLIMLVAAFVGPLGLGGWNLSGKALMPKGSRINPFSGIKRMFSLKALLELFKALAKFLVVGVLSFFILDNVKEALFALGAQDIRTAMAGATDIVLWAFVAMSATMILIAVVDVPFQIHDYSKKLKMTMQEVKDEMKNTEGKPEVKGRIRQLQREISQRQMMSAVPEADVVITNPTHFAVALKYDQERGHAPIMVAKGGDFLALKIREIAEANDVTVLSSPALARAIYYSTEIDDEIPAGLFKAVAEVLAYVYQLKRHKKKEGPAPQRLSDRLPIPEELRRDETD, from the coding sequence ATGGCAGAAGAGAGCGGTCAGGAGAAAACCGAAGAACCCACACCCAAACGGTTAAAAGACGCCAAAGAGAAAGGCGACATAGCCCGTTCCAAAGAATTGGCGACGACCGTTTCTTTGTTGGCGGCTGCTTTTGGGGCCCTTATGCTGGGGGAAACGGCAGCGAATGTCATGATGGATATGATGAGCTATAACTTTGCTCTGGACCGTCAGTCGGTGTTTGATCCTAATCTCATGTTTCAGCATCTTGGTCATTCCCTGAGAGAGGGGATGATGTCGGTCGCACTGTTTTTTCTGATTATGCTGGTTGCTGCGTTTGTCGGGCCTTTAGGGCTGGGAGGATGGAATCTCAGTGGTAAGGCGCTGATGCCTAAAGGCAGCCGCATTAATCCGTTTTCCGGTATCAAGCGGATGTTTTCCCTGAAGGCTTTACTTGAGTTGTTTAAAGCGCTGGCTAAGTTTTTGGTCGTTGGCGTTTTGTCTTTCTTTATCCTGGATAATGTTAAAGAAGCACTCTTTGCTCTGGGTGCGCAGGATATTCGCACCGCCATGGCCGGCGCGACAGACATTGTGCTTTGGGCGTTTGTGGCGATGAGTGCCACGATGATTCTGATTGCGGTTGTGGATGTGCCGTTTCAGATTCATGACTACTCCAAAAAGCTGAAAATGACGATGCAGGAAGTAAAGGATGAGATGAAAAACACCGAAGGTAAGCCTGAGGTGAAAGGCCGGATTCGTCAGTTACAGCGTGAAATTTCTCAGCGGCAGATGATGAGTGCCGTGCCGGAAGCGGATGTGGTAATTACTAACCCGACGCATTTTGCTGTGGCGCTGAAATATGATCAGGAGCGCGGCCATGCACCGATCATGGTGGCTAAAGGCGGTGATTTTCTGGCCTTAAAAATTCGTGAAATTGCTGAAGCGAACGATGTCACTGTACTGTCTTCACCGGCGCTGGCCCGGGCAATTTACTACTCTACAGAAATCGACGATGAAATTCCTGCCGGCTTATTCAAGGCCGTGGCTGAAGTGCTGGCGTATGTGTACCAGTTGAAGCGTCATAAGAAGAAAGAAGGGCCTGCGCCGCAGCGTCTGTCAGACCGTTTACCTATCCCTGAGGAATTGCGCCGGGATGAAACTGACTGA
- a CDS encoding protein phosphatase CheZ produces the protein MSETIENKGASGFELELKQDADKLVEHLANGDVGAAMTLIHDLNEKRHQALYHEVGTLTRSLHNAIVSFSDDVSSNAMLQDSKEHIASISDASDRLSYVIELTESNAHKTIDSVDISLNLVSELEEGFRRRQRLLEEFDKVQQDKPELEGLYKLACQHATDNSDALVELKERLTNILLAQEYQDITGQLIKRVIQLVTDIESQLVSLMEVASRVNRLNGIDGMTADAEALAKQKKIMAEGPQMAAKDNDEVASSQDDVDDLLSSLGF, from the coding sequence ATGTCTGAGACGATAGAGAATAAGGGAGCAAGTGGTTTTGAGCTTGAGTTGAAGCAGGATGCTGACAAGCTTGTGGAACATCTGGCAAACGGAGATGTTGGTGCAGCAATGACGCTGATCCACGACCTGAATGAAAAACGTCATCAGGCGCTGTATCACGAAGTCGGTACGCTGACCCGCTCACTGCATAATGCCATCGTCAGTTTTTCCGATGATGTCAGCAGCAATGCGATGTTGCAGGATTCCAAAGAGCACATTGCTTCAATATCTGATGCCAGTGACCGTTTGTCATATGTCATCGAGCTGACTGAAAGCAATGCTCATAAGACAATTGACAGTGTTGATATTTCACTGAACCTTGTATCCGAGCTGGAAGAAGGTTTCCGCCGCCGTCAGCGGCTGCTGGAAGAGTTCGATAAAGTTCAGCAGGACAAACCTGAGCTGGAAGGCCTGTATAAGCTTGCCTGCCAGCATGCGACTGATAACTCAGATGCCCTGGTTGAGCTGAAAGAGCGTCTGACAAATATCTTACTGGCGCAGGAGTATCAGGACATAACAGGACAGCTGATTAAACGTGTTATTCAGCTGGTTACCGACATTGAGTCACAGCTGGTTAGCCTGATGGAAGTTGCTTCCAGAGTTAATCGCCTGAATGGTATTGACGGTATGACGGCTGACGCAGAAGCGCTGGCTAAACAGAAAAAAATAATGGCTGAAGGCCCACAAATGGCAGCAAAAGATAATGATGAAGTTGCTTCCAGCCAGGATGATGTGGATGACCTCCTTTCCAGTTTAGGTTTTTAA
- the fliQ gene encoding flagellar biosynthesis protein FliQ, translated as MTPEIVLDLYGEALYLVVVLVAVIVLPSLLVGLVIATFQAATQINEQTLSFLPRLLVTLLTIMWSGPWILTKLLDHFGNIFTNIPLFLG; from the coding sequence ATGACGCCGGAAATTGTTCTTGATCTGTATGGTGAGGCGCTTTACCTGGTGGTGGTGCTGGTGGCAGTGATCGTTTTGCCTTCGCTGCTGGTAGGTCTGGTCATAGCGACCTTTCAGGCGGCAACCCAGATTAACGAACAAACTCTGAGCTTTTTGCCCCGTTTGCTGGTGACCTTGCTGACGATTATGTGGTCGGGGCCCTGGATCCTGACCAAGTTGCTGGATCATTTCGGCAATATCTTTACCAACATTCCACTGTTTCTGGGGTAG
- a CDS encoding chemotaxis response regulator CheY, whose protein sequence is MKILVVDDFSTMRRIIKNLLRDLGFTNIVEADDGKTALPILQSGNIEFLVTDWNMPIMTGIDLLKTVRADPDLKHIPVLMVTAEAKRDQIVEAAQAGVNGYVIKPFTAAVLKEKIDKIFERLG, encoded by the coding sequence ATAAAAATACTTGTGGTAGATGATTTCTCTACTATGAGACGTATCATCAAAAATCTGCTCCGTGATCTGGGGTTTACCAATATTGTTGAGGCCGATGACGGTAAGACTGCTTTACCGATTCTGCAAAGCGGCAATATCGAGTTTCTGGTAACAGACTGGAATATGCCAATCATGACAGGTATCGATTTGCTTAAAACCGTGCGGGCTGATCCGGACCTGAAGCATATCCCTGTTCTGATGGTGACTGCGGAAGCGAAGCGCGACCAGATAGTTGAGGCGGCTCAGGCGGGTGTAAATGGTTATGTAATTAAACCGTTTACCGCTGCAGTGCTGAAAGAAAAAATCGATAAGATTTTTGAACGGCTGGGCTAG
- the fliO gene encoding flagellar biosynthetic protein FliO, with product MVWRVCLFLITALQSFWLLADTVSGAAPAPATGLVYKEPFNSGAITQLALGLLVVIGLIFTLAWLLRRYSNLPGQNKRLQIIAALPLTAREKVILVQAGEQQLLLGVAPGRVNLLASYDEPLIKVGEKGDFAVKLQQALSRVKPQ from the coding sequence GTGGTCTGGCGTGTTTGTCTGTTTTTGATAACTGCGCTGCAGTCATTCTGGCTGCTGGCTGATACGGTCTCCGGTGCAGCCCCTGCGCCGGCTACCGGTCTGGTTTATAAAGAGCCTTTTAATTCAGGGGCAATTACCCAGCTTGCGCTTGGTCTGTTGGTCGTTATCGGGCTGATCTTTACGCTTGCCTGGCTGTTGCGCCGTTACTCAAACTTACCGGGACAGAATAAGCGTCTGCAAATCATCGCAGCTTTGCCTCTGACCGCCCGGGAAAAAGTGATTCTGGTGCAAGCCGGTGAGCAGCAGTTGCTGTTAGGGGTGGCGCCGGGCCGGGTGAACTTGCTGGCCAGTTATGATGAGCCTCTGATAAAGGTGGGTGAAAAAGGGGATTTTGCTGTGAAGTTACAGCAGGCGCTGAGCAGAGTTAAACCGCAATGA
- the fliR gene encoding flagellar biosynthetic protein FliR, with protein MFSASFLEIEQWAAEFLLPFFRVASFFMVVPVIGTRMVPARIRMGLALAVTTVIVPVLPNLPQVNGLSMQTYIWIAEQILVGISMGFLMQILFQIYALGGQLIASQMGLGFASVSDPANGVSVVVLSQFYLMIVMMLFLALNGHLVLIEALVRSFYVLPVTEGVVPASGLMAIATSGTWLFSSALLMSLPAVTALLVINFAFGIMTKAAPQLNIFAVGFPFTMLMGLLITWVSLEGFLGQYYRFTEFAFQYIERVLGVGGL; from the coding sequence GTGTTTAGCGCCAGCTTTCTCGAAATTGAACAGTGGGCGGCTGAGTTTCTGCTGCCGTTTTTTCGGGTGGCGTCCTTTTTTATGGTTGTGCCTGTTATTGGTACCCGGATGGTGCCGGCCCGCATCCGTATGGGGCTGGCGCTGGCGGTCACTACCGTGATTGTGCCTGTCCTGCCGAATCTGCCGCAGGTGAACGGCTTGTCGATGCAGACGTATATCTGGATTGCTGAACAGATACTTGTCGGCATTTCTATGGGGTTTCTTATGCAAATCCTGTTTCAGATTTATGCCCTAGGCGGGCAATTGATTGCCTCTCAGATGGGTTTGGGCTTTGCATCTGTCAGTGACCCGGCAAACGGGGTTTCTGTGGTCGTGTTGTCTCAGTTTTATCTGATGATTGTCATGATGCTTTTTCTGGCACTGAACGGGCATCTGGTTTTGATAGAAGCGCTGGTGCGCAGTTTTTATGTCTTGCCGGTGACGGAAGGCGTGGTTCCTGCTTCGGGGCTGATGGCGATTGCAACGTCGGGTACCTGGCTGTTTTCCAGTGCTCTGCTGATGTCGTTGCCGGCGGTCACTGCGCTGCTGGTGATTAACTTTGCCTTTGGCATTATGACCAAGGCGGCTCCGCAATTAAATATTTTTGCTGTCGGTTTCCCTTTTACGATGTTAATGGGGCTGCTGATAACCTGGGTGAGCCTCGAAGGCTTCCTGGGACAGTACTACCGTTTCACTGAATTCGCTTTTCAGTATATTGAGCGTGTTCTGGGTGTGGGAGGGCTGTAA
- the flhA gene encoding flagellar biosynthesis protein FlhA, producing the protein MGQGNLGVPFLLLVILAMVTLPMPPFLLDVLFTFNIALSIVVLLVCVYAMRPLDFAVFPTILLIATLMRLGLNVASTRVVLLYGHEGGDAAGKVIEAFGEVVIGGNYVVGLVVFLILVIINFVVVTKGAGRISEVSARFTLDAMPGKQMAIDADLNAGIIDQEQAKQRREDVTQEADFYGSMDGASKFVRGDAVAGILILVINILGGLGIGMVQHDLSFDLAARYYSLLTIGDGLVAQIPSLLLSTAAAIMVTRVNASHDMGKQVLGQLFGSHKALAVAAGILFIMGIIPGMPHFAFLSLAFLGGAGAYFIHKRNLEEQEREKAAESDAPPPPEPDADVKELDWDDVMPVDMIGLEVGYRLIPMVDKLQGGQLLNRIKGVRKKLSQDLGFLVPSVHIRDNLDLMPGAYRITLMGVIVGESEVYPERELAINPGQVFGHLQGITVKDPAFGLDAVWVEQSQKEQAQTLGYTVVDAGTVVATHLNQLLQAHSHELMGHDEVQQLLDILAKSSPKLVEDLVPGKLSVSIILKVLQNLLMEQVPIKDFRTITEALAEAVPRSADPLTLTAAVRVALNRLIVQNINGSEPELPVITLDPQLEQLLLGSMQQGNSEGLVIEPGMAEQLQTSLTEVAQQQEIAGRPAVLLVAAPVRPLLAKFVRYGEQQISVLSYQEIPENKRVTIIATVGGQNRDQ; encoded by the coding sequence ATGGGACAGGGCAATCTGGGTGTGCCTTTCCTGTTGCTGGTGATTCTGGCAATGGTGACATTGCCGATGCCGCCATTTCTGCTGGACGTCCTGTTTACTTTCAATATTGCCCTGTCAATTGTAGTGTTGCTGGTGTGTGTCTACGCCATGCGCCCCCTGGATTTTGCGGTTTTTCCCACGATTTTGCTGATAGCGACGCTGATGCGTCTGGGGCTGAATGTCGCCTCAACCCGGGTGGTATTGCTGTACGGCCACGAAGGTGGAGATGCTGCCGGTAAGGTAATCGAGGCTTTTGGTGAGGTTGTTATCGGTGGCAACTACGTTGTCGGTTTAGTGGTATTCCTGATTCTGGTTATCATCAACTTCGTGGTAGTCACCAAAGGTGCCGGACGGATCTCAGAAGTGAGTGCCCGATTTACACTGGATGCCATGCCCGGCAAGCAGATGGCCATTGATGCTGACCTGAATGCTGGCATTATTGATCAGGAACAGGCTAAACAGCGCCGGGAAGATGTTACTCAGGAAGCTGATTTTTACGGTTCTATGGACGGTGCCAGTAAGTTTGTCCGGGGTGATGCGGTCGCCGGTATTCTGATTTTGGTGATCAATATTCTGGGCGGCCTGGGCATTGGTATGGTTCAGCATGATCTGTCATTTGATCTGGCTGCCCGCTATTACTCGCTGTTGACCATCGGTGACGGCCTGGTTGCCCAGATTCCGTCATTGCTGTTGTCAACGGCAGCAGCAATTATGGTAACCCGTGTGAATGCTTCCCATGATATGGGTAAGCAGGTGCTGGGGCAGCTGTTCGGTTCGCATAAAGCGCTGGCAGTTGCTGCGGGTATTCTGTTTATCATGGGTATTATTCCGGGGATGCCGCATTTCGCATTTCTGTCACTGGCGTTTCTCGGCGGTGCAGGTGCGTACTTCATTCATAAGCGTAACCTTGAAGAACAGGAACGGGAAAAGGCTGCCGAGTCAGATGCTCCGCCTCCGCCCGAGCCGGATGCGGATGTGAAAGAGCTGGACTGGGATGATGTTATGCCGGTGGATATGATCGGTCTGGAGGTGGGATACCGGCTGATTCCTATGGTCGATAAGCTGCAGGGCGGGCAGTTGCTCAACCGGATTAAGGGGGTGCGTAAGAAGCTTTCCCAGGATCTGGGGTTTTTGGTGCCATCGGTGCATATTCGCGATAACCTTGATCTGATGCCCGGGGCGTACAGGATCACTCTGATGGGGGTGATTGTCGGGGAGTCTGAGGTGTATCCTGAGCGGGAGCTGGCCATTAATCCGGGCCAGGTATTTGGTCACCTGCAAGGTATTACGGTTAAAGATCCGGCCTTTGGTCTGGATGCGGTGTGGGTTGAGCAGAGTCAGAAAGAGCAGGCTCAGACGCTCGGTTATACCGTTGTGGATGCCGGGACGGTCGTTGCTACGCACCTTAATCAGTTGTTGCAGGCCCATTCTCATGAGCTGATGGGGCATGATGAGGTTCAGCAGTTGCTGGATATTCTGGCGAAATCCTCGCCCAAGTTGGTTGAGGATCTGGTGCCGGGGAAATTGTCTGTCAGTATTATTCTGAAAGTGCTGCAGAATCTGCTGATGGAACAGGTGCCAATCAAGGATTTCCGTACCATTACGGAGGCGCTTGCTGAGGCGGTGCCGAGAAGTGCGGATCCTTTGACGCTGACAGCGGCAGTGCGGGTGGCGTTAAACCGTCTGATTGTACAGAATATCAACGGTTCGGAGCCGGAGTTGCCGGTTATTACACTTGATCCTCAGCTTGAGCAACTGTTACTGGGGTCAATGCAGCAGGGTAACAGCGAAGGGTTGGTAATTGAGCCGGGTATGGCGGAACAGTTACAGACGTCACTGACTGAGGTGGCGCAGCAACAGGAAATTGCCGGACGGCCGGCGGTATTGCTCGTAGCTGCACCGGTCAGGCCCTTGCTTGCCAAGTTTGTGCGTTACGGTGAACAGCAGATATCAGTGCTTTCGTATCAGGAAATCCCGGAGAACAAACGGGTGACGATCATCGCGACTGTCGGAGGGCAGAACCGTGATCAGTAA
- the fliP gene encoding flagellar type III secretion system pore protein FliP (The bacterial flagellar biogenesis protein FliP forms a type III secretion system (T3SS)-type pore required for flagellar assembly.) — translation MNALTAVMRSGLIMLGLMFPAWVFAADPAIPAVTLTTNPDGTADYSVTIQILALMTLLTFLPAIMMMMTSFARIIIVFAILRQALGLQQTPSNQILVGLSLFLSLFIMTPVLERVNEGAIQPYIGEEITSIEAVQAASVPFREFMMAQTRENDLNLFMNISRTPAVNTPEEIPFNVLVPAFVTSELKTAFQIGFMLFIPFLVIDLVVASILMAMGMMMLSPVIISLPFKIMLFVLIDGWAMVVGTLAASFVVV, via the coding sequence ATGAATGCACTGACAGCTGTTATGCGCAGCGGACTGATCATGTTAGGGCTGATGTTTCCGGCCTGGGTGTTTGCTGCTGATCCGGCCATCCCGGCGGTGACCCTGACCACGAATCCGGACGGAACCGCGGATTACAGTGTGACGATTCAGATCCTCGCGCTGATGACACTGCTGACGTTCCTGCCGGCAATCATGATGATGATGACGTCCTTTGCGCGGATCATTATCGTATTTGCTATTTTGCGTCAGGCGCTGGGTTTGCAACAGACACCGTCGAACCAGATTCTGGTCGGGCTGTCGTTATTTTTAAGTCTCTTCATTATGACGCCGGTGCTGGAAAGGGTGAATGAAGGGGCGATTCAGCCTTACATCGGTGAAGAAATAACGTCGATTGAAGCTGTGCAGGCTGCCAGTGTGCCATTCCGGGAGTTTATGATGGCGCAAACCCGCGAAAATGACTTAAACCTGTTTATGAATATTTCCCGCACACCGGCGGTCAATACGCCGGAAGAAATCCCGTTTAATGTGCTGGTGCCGGCGTTTGTGACCAGTGAGCTGAAGACGGCTTTTCAGATAGGTTTTATGTTGTTTATTCCCTTTCTGGTTATCGACCTGGTGGTCGCCAGTATCCTGATGGCCATGGGTATGATGATGTTATCGCCGGTGATTATTTCCCTGCCGTTTAAAATCATGCTATTTGTACTGATTGATGGCTGGGCGATGGTGGTCGGTACGCTGGCTGCCAGTTTTGTGGTTGTGTAG